One genomic region from Haloterrigena gelatinilytica encodes:
- a CDS encoding precorrin-8X methylmutase, giving the protein MTEDERPETDGGQEFEREYADLGATTQNAMDIAETSMDIVRQFVPDETLADRIRQKSVHSMGDIEFQHLIEFTGSDDLGDDEDAPVRAGARAVLEEATIVTDITMSKAGITSRGHNCEKRKAIGNGAELAKETGMTRTAASVLELDKQGVYDGAIATIGNAPTAAFALADCVENGTRPAAVVATPVGFVKAEESRQRIREVSEEYDVPAITNVGRRGGSGLAAALTNELIHVAKDVRTDDLELEVTAETRAARAGSDGEDE; this is encoded by the coding sequence ATGACTGAGGACGAGCGACCCGAGACCGACGGCGGCCAGGAGTTCGAGCGGGAGTACGCAGATCTAGGCGCGACGACGCAGAACGCGATGGACATCGCGGAGACCAGCATGGACATCGTCCGCCAGTTCGTCCCGGATGAGACGCTGGCCGACCGCATTCGACAGAAGTCGGTCCACTCGATGGGCGACATCGAGTTCCAGCACCTGATCGAGTTCACCGGCAGCGACGACCTCGGCGACGACGAGGACGCGCCGGTTCGGGCCGGCGCTCGAGCGGTCCTCGAGGAGGCGACCATCGTCACGGATATCACGATGTCCAAGGCCGGGATCACCTCCCGCGGGCACAACTGCGAGAAGCGCAAGGCGATCGGCAACGGCGCCGAACTGGCAAAGGAAACGGGGATGACCCGCACTGCGGCCTCGGTGCTCGAACTCGACAAGCAGGGCGTCTACGACGGCGCGATCGCGACGATCGGCAACGCGCCGACGGCCGCCTTCGCGCTGGCCGACTGCGTCGAGAACGGCACCCGACCCGCCGCCGTCGTCGCGACGCCCGTCGGCTTCGTCAAGGCCGAGGAGAGTCGCCAGCGCATCCGCGAGGTCAGCGAGGAGTACGACGTGCCGGCAATCACGAACGTCGGCCGCCGCGGCGGCAGCGGACTGGCCGCGGCGCTGACGAACGAACTGATCCACGTCGCCAAGGACGTGCGGACCGACGACCTCGAGCTCGAGGTGACGGCCGAGACTCGAGCGGCGCGGGCCGGATCCGACGGCGAGGACGAATGA